A single Bacillus sp. HMF5848 DNA region contains:
- the deoB gene encoding phosphopentomutase, which produces MAYKYKRVFLIVLDSVGIGEAPDAAEYGDTGSDTLGHIAEKMNGLHMPNMAKLGLSNIKEIQGVPKADKPLAYYTKMQEASNGKDTMTGHWEIMGLRIDEPFQVFPDGFPDPLIKELERLSGRKVIGNKPASGTEIITELGEEHVNTGAIIVYTSADSVLQIAAHEEIVPLDELYDICKKARELTRSGEYMLGRIIARPFIGEPGNFQRTANRHDYALKPFGRTVMNELKDEGLDVVAIGKISDIYDGEGITDAIRTKSNMDGMDKTIEVTKRDFTGLAFLNLVDFDALFGHRRDPEGYGKALQEYDERLPELLEGLGDEDLLIITADHGNDPIHYGTDHTREYVPLLVYSPSFSQGEELPLCDTFADIGATIADNFSAKLPEHGTSFLSKLVKKV; this is translated from the coding sequence ATGGCATACAAATATAAACGCGTTTTTCTTATCGTTTTGGATTCGGTTGGTATAGGAGAAGCACCAGATGCTGCCGAGTACGGTGATACAGGAAGTGATACGTTAGGACATATTGCAGAAAAAATGAATGGTTTACATATGCCGAATATGGCAAAGTTAGGTCTCAGTAACATAAAGGAAATTCAAGGTGTACCAAAGGCGGACAAGCCGCTTGCTTATTATACAAAAATGCAAGAAGCTTCTAATGGCAAGGACACTATGACAGGTCATTGGGAGATCATGGGTCTACGAATTGACGAGCCATTTCAAGTATTTCCTGATGGTTTCCCAGACCCATTAATTAAGGAGCTTGAAAGATTATCAGGACGTAAAGTTATTGGAAATAAACCGGCATCAGGTACAGAAATCATTACAGAACTGGGCGAAGAGCATGTGAATACAGGGGCTATTATTGTGTATACATCAGCAGACTCTGTTCTTCAAATCGCCGCACATGAAGAGATAGTTCCGTTAGATGAGTTATATGATATTTGCAAGAAAGCTCGTGAGTTAACACGAAGTGGTGAATATATGCTTGGTCGTATTATTGCACGTCCGTTTATTGGTGAGCCAGGAAACTTCCAACGTACAGCGAATCGTCATGATTATGCATTAAAGCCATTTGGTCGTACAGTTATGAATGAGTTAAAGGATGAAGGCTTAGATGTAGTTGCCATTGGGAAAATTTCCGATATATATGATGGTGAAGGAATAACAGATGCGATTAGAACGAAATCTAATATGGATGGAATGGATAAAACAATTGAAGTTACCAAACGTGATTTCACAGGGTTGGCATTCTTAAATTTAGTGGACTTTGACGCGCTTTTTGGTCATCGTCGTGACCCTGAAGGCTACGGTAAGGCGTTACAGGAATACGATGAAAGATTACCAGAGCTATTGGAAGGTCTAGGAGATGAGGATTTACTTATTATTACTGCAGACCATGGAAATGACCCTATCCATTATGGAACAGATCACACACGTGAATATGTACCTCTATTAGTGTATTCGCCAAGCTTTTCTCAAGGAGAGGAACTGCCGTTATGTGATACATTCGCTGATATTGGTGCAACTATTGCTGATAATTTCAGTGCAAAGTTACCAGAGCACGGAACAAGCTTTTTAAGTAAGCTAGTGAAGAAGGTGTAA
- a CDS encoding YqzK family protein → MGSFVKAVYDTIKVFILFTTCTILFYYGIVWLNEEYRSYQRYDEPKGSSVKVSTFDEETETNWWDRLIQFYLNGE, encoded by the coding sequence ATGGGCTCATTTGTTAAAGCTGTCTATGATACGATAAAAGTGTTTATTTTGTTTACGACATGTACAATTTTGTTTTATTATGGAATTGTATGGTTGAATGAGGAGTACAGGAGCTATCAACGATACGATGAACCAAAGGGATCTTCAGTTAAAGTATCAACATTTGATGAGGAGACAGAAACAAATTGGTGGGATAGACTTATTCAATTCTACCTAAATGGGGAGTAA
- a CDS encoding DNA-3-methyladenine glycosylase — protein sequence MKIADATIFQLPTLELSKKLLGMELCHRIQGKTISGKIVEVEAYKGPEDKASHSYGGRRTARTEVMYGPPGYAYVYLIYGMHYCFNIVSGPTNKPEAILIRALQPTEGIEQMATFRKTNLVKRKDSYALTSLRSLTNGPGKLAQALSITKELYGHKLTEPPLFIRGSGLIVDDNEIASGPRINIDYAEEAVHYPWRFWIKNNPFVSKK from the coding sequence ATGAAAATCGCTGACGCTACTATATTTCAATTACCTACTTTGGAGCTTTCTAAAAAATTACTAGGCATGGAGCTATGTCATCGTATACAGGGTAAAACGATTTCCGGAAAAATCGTGGAGGTTGAAGCATATAAAGGACCAGAAGATAAAGCTTCTCACTCCTATGGTGGAAGACGTACAGCACGAACAGAGGTCATGTATGGTCCACCTGGTTATGCCTATGTGTATCTGATTTACGGTATGCATTACTGCTTCAATATTGTATCTGGACCAACAAATAAGCCAGAAGCGATTTTAATTCGTGCCTTACAACCAACTGAAGGAATTGAACAAATGGCTACTTTTCGCAAAACGAATTTAGTAAAAAGAAAAGACTCCTATGCTTTAACAAGTTTACGTTCATTGACGAATGGTCCTGGGAAGCTAGCCCAAGCACTTAGTATTACAAAGGAGTTATACGGGCACAAGTTAACTGAACCACCACTATTTATACGTGGCAGCGGTCTCATCGTGGATGATAATGAAATAGCAAGTGGACCTAGAATTAATATAGATTATGCTGAGGAAGCTGTGCACTATCCATGGCGGTTTTGGATAAAGAACAATCCGTTTGTATCTAAAAAATGA
- the spoIIM gene encoding stage II sporulation protein M translates to MRKQSLKTVINKHMKEHSSIYVFITVLFLMGVVFGAILVNTLNVEQKQDLFFYLQRFFGQVVAGEVIGQNEIFIESFLQNLKYIALMWLLGISIVGLPIVMILLFLKGMVVGFTIGFLVNQMGFSGFMLSFASIMPQNFFIIPIYIVMGTVAISFALQMVKHQFQRRIHEPFATIFMRYCFLLLLLSISILPASALEAYISPILMRQLLELVPNSTGI, encoded by the coding sequence ATGCGTAAGCAATCCTTAAAAACAGTTATAAATAAACATATGAAGGAGCATTCCTCTATTTATGTGTTTATCACTGTTCTATTTTTAATGGGTGTGGTCTTTGGTGCCATTCTAGTAAATACGTTAAATGTAGAGCAAAAACAGGATCTGTTTTTTTATTTACAACGCTTCTTCGGACAAGTTGTAGCTGGTGAAGTGATTGGACAAAATGAAATTTTTATAGAAAGCTTTCTGCAAAATTTAAAATATATTGCGCTTATGTGGCTATTAGGTATATCTATTGTAGGATTACCGATCGTCATGATTTTATTGTTTTTGAAAGGTATGGTAGTCGGTTTTACAATTGGGTTTTTAGTTAATCAGATGGGTTTCTCAGGCTTTATGTTATCTTTTGCTTCCATTATGCCACAAAACTTTTTTATTATCCCAATCTACATTGTAATGGGAACAGTAGCAATTTCTTTTGCATTGCAAATGGTCAAGCATCAGTTTCAAAGGCGCATACATGAGCCGTTTGCGACAATATTTATGCGCTATTGTTTTCTTTTGCTACTACTCTCAATTAGCATACTACCAGCAAGTGCGTTAGAAGCATATATATCTCCTATTTTAATGAGACAATTGCTGGAGTTAGTGCCAAATTCAACAGGTATATAA
- the spoIIAB gene encoding anti-sigma F factor codes for MKNEMHIQFSALSQNESFARVTVAAFIAQLDPTMDELTEIKTVVSEAVTNAIIHGYDNNPDGLVFISVTLEDNVVKLSIRDEGMGIENVDEARQPLFTTKPELERSGMGFTIMENFMDEIQVESTPQQGTIVRLTKHLTKSKALCN; via the coding sequence ATGAAAAACGAAATGCATATTCAATTTTCTGCATTAAGTCAAAATGAGTCTTTTGCAAGGGTGACAGTGGCAGCGTTTATCGCTCAACTTGATCCAACAATGGATGAATTGACAGAAATTAAAACAGTTGTTTCTGAAGCAGTAACCAACGCAATCATTCACGGGTATGACAACAATCCGGATGGTCTAGTGTTTATCTCTGTTACGCTTGAAGACAATGTTGTTAAATTATCCATTCGTGATGAGGGTATGGGTATTGAGAATGTTGATGAAGCTCGGCAGCCGTTGTTTACAACCAAACCAGAACTTGAACGTTCGGGTATGGGATTTACGATTATGGAAAATTTTATGGATGAAATTCAAGTAGAATCAACGCCGCAGCAAGGAACTATTGTACGATTAACAAAACATTTAACTAAAAGTAAAGCGCTATGCAATTAA
- a CDS encoding cysteine hydrolase family protein gives MEKEALLIIDMSHDFVADDGGLTVGKSAQEIVPNIIHLANDFLERGQVVVVCMDAHQPDDAHFELWPPHNVIDTPGQKLYGDLQNWYETHQDNPNVLYIPKPEYDAFFGTDLDEKLKEVNVKKVHLTGVCTDICNFLTAYGAYARGYKTVAHKDSMATFTGQHDTFIEHMKTVFKTEIV, from the coding sequence ATGGAAAAAGAAGCGTTATTAATTATCGACATGAGTCATGATTTTGTCGCAGACGATGGTGGGTTGACAGTGGGGAAGTCAGCACAAGAAATAGTACCGAATATCATTCACCTAGCTAACGATTTTCTTGAACGTGGACAGGTCGTGGTAGTTTGTATGGATGCGCATCAACCAGATGATGCCCATTTCGAGCTATGGCCACCACATAACGTGATTGATACACCGGGACAAAAGTTATATGGTGACCTGCAAAATTGGTATGAGACACACCAAGATAATCCTAATGTCTTGTACATTCCAAAGCCAGAGTATGATGCGTTTTTCGGCACAGACCTTGATGAGAAATTAAAAGAAGTTAATGTTAAAAAAGTTCACCTGACCGGAGTGTGTACCGACATATGCAATTTTTTAACGGCGTATGGCGCATATGCTAGGGGCTATAAAACTGTCGCTCATAAAGACTCAATGGCAACGTTCACAGGGCAACACGATACGTTTATAGAACATATGAAAACAGTATTTAAAACGGAGATTGTTTAG
- a CDS encoding D-alanyl-D-alanine carboxypeptidase family protein translates to MKLFVRTLMAVTLVMSSSVPHIFAKEDNQSKANTPNLAENAKSAMLIERDTGTVLFEKNADEQLPPASMTKIMTMLLIMEAIDNGALTFEDKVRTSEHAASMGGSQIFLEAGEEMTVDEMLRGIAIASGNDASVAMAEKIAGSEEAFVQKMNEKAKELGLKNTTFQNPTGLPAENHYSTARDMAIMAKELLKYEGITKYTGVYEDYLREDTDKKFWLVNTNRLVKFYKGVDGIKTGYTREAKYCLTATAKKDNMRVIAVVFGASTPKDRNAQITKMLDYAFSQYMSHPLMERGEFITEVKVGKGMEPYVNGVANESVSVLTKKGDTVEDVEKVIELNDSIKAPIQKDDELGKLILKKGDKVLSKTLIVAESDVKEASWWKLFKRSFSKFAGLS, encoded by the coding sequence ATGAAATTATTTGTCCGCACGCTGATGGCGGTGACACTCGTAATGAGTAGCAGTGTACCGCACATTTTTGCTAAAGAAGACAATCAATCTAAAGCTAATACACCAAATTTAGCTGAAAATGCTAAGTCTGCCATGTTAATTGAACGCGATACAGGTACAGTTCTATTTGAAAAAAATGCAGATGAACAACTTCCGCCTGCAAGCATGACAAAAATCATGACAATGCTACTTATTATGGAGGCCATCGATAATGGAGCTCTAACGTTTGAGGATAAAGTGCGAACGAGCGAGCATGCAGCGTCAATGGGTGGATCTCAAATTTTTCTAGAAGCTGGAGAAGAGATGACTGTGGATGAAATGCTTCGCGGGATTGCAATCGCGTCAGGAAATGATGCAAGTGTTGCAATGGCTGAAAAAATAGCTGGAAGTGAAGAAGCGTTTGTCCAAAAAATGAATGAGAAGGCTAAAGAGTTAGGCTTAAAGAACACGACATTTCAAAACCCTACCGGGTTACCTGCTGAAAATCATTACAGTACAGCCCGTGATATGGCTATTATGGCAAAAGAGTTATTGAAGTATGAAGGAATTACGAAATACACAGGAGTTTATGAAGATTATCTTAGAGAAGACACTGATAAAAAATTTTGGTTAGTTAACACTAATAGGCTAGTTAAATTTTATAAAGGAGTAGACGGAATAAAAACCGGCTACACGCGAGAAGCAAAGTATTGTTTAACGGCTACTGCTAAAAAAGATAATATGCGTGTGATTGCAGTTGTGTTTGGTGCTTCAACACCAAAAGATCGTAACGCGCAAATAACTAAAATGTTAGATTATGCTTTTAGTCAATACATGTCTCACCCACTTATGGAACGTGGGGAATTTATAACAGAAGTAAAAGTTGGAAAAGGTATGGAGCCATATGTTAATGGTGTAGCTAATGAATCTGTGTCTGTGTTAACGAAAAAGGGAGATACAGTAGAGGATGTTGAAAAAGTTATTGAGTTAAACGACTCGATTAAAGCACCTATTCAAAAAGATGATGAACTAGGTAAACTGATTTTGAAAAAGGGTGACAAAGTCCTCAGTAAAACGCTTATCGTTGCAGAAAGTGATGTGAAAGAAGCGAGCTGGTGGAAACTATTCAAGCGAAGCTTCTCTAAGTTCGCTGGCTTGTCATAA
- the spoIIAA gene encoding anti-sigma F factor antagonist, which produces MSLAIELEVFDSVLLIRLAGELDHHTAENLRSRVTETIEAKNIRHIVLNLEKLTFMDSSGLGVILGRYKQIKHTGGEMVVCSISPTVKRLFEMSGLFKIISLEQNEQNALEKLGVA; this is translated from the coding sequence GTGAGTCTTGCTATTGAACTAGAGGTTTTTGATTCTGTTTTACTTATTCGACTTGCCGGAGAACTAGATCACCATACAGCAGAGAATTTACGAAGTCGAGTGACGGAAACAATTGAAGCGAAGAACATTCGCCATATTGTTTTAAATCTAGAAAAACTCACATTTATGGATAGCTCTGGTTTAGGAGTTATTCTCGGTCGCTATAAACAAATTAAACACACAGGGGGCGAGATGGTTGTTTGCTCAATTTCTCCAACTGTGAAGCGTCTATTTGAAATGTCAGGCTTATTCAAAATAATTTCTCTCGAGCAAAATGAACAAAACGCCCTCGAGAAATTGGGGGTGGCGTAA
- a CDS encoding aldo/keto reductase, with the protein MEKRRIGSSDLYVSKMGLGCMSIGTDKEKARSIIDAALDHEINYVDTADLYDFGINEEIVGAAIKARRHDIIVATKAGNRWNEDKSGWTWDPSKAHIKEACKDSLRRLQTDYIDLYQLHGGTIDDPIDETIEAFEELQKEGYIRHYGISSIRPNVIREYIDHSNIVSVMMQYSILDRRPEEEILNLLHQHNISVIARGPVAKGILSNRPLCNDSFLDYTHEELNQLRTQLMATLNRDLHEVALQYDLSHPNVAAVIPGASRIKQVLENVNAVKAAPLTQDALEAIRHMSKANKYEQHR; encoded by the coding sequence ATGGAGAAACGAAGAATAGGATCATCTGATTTATATGTAAGTAAAATGGGACTTGGTTGTATGTCTATCGGAACGGACAAAGAAAAAGCTCGCTCCATTATTGATGCAGCACTCGACCATGAGATCAATTATGTTGATACAGCCGATTTATATGATTTTGGGATCAATGAGGAAATCGTTGGCGCCGCCATTAAAGCACGCCGTCACGACATAATTGTAGCGACAAAAGCGGGAAATCGTTGGAATGAAGATAAATCAGGTTGGACTTGGGATCCATCGAAGGCTCATATTAAAGAGGCTTGTAAAGACAGTTTACGTCGCCTTCAAACAGATTATATTGACTTGTACCAACTTCATGGTGGTACCATTGACGATCCGATTGATGAAACTATAGAGGCGTTTGAAGAGTTACAAAAAGAAGGATACATTCGTCACTATGGGATTTCGTCTATTCGGCCTAACGTCATTCGGGAGTATATCGATCATTCGAATATTGTTAGCGTCATGATGCAATATAGCATACTTGATCGCAGACCAGAGGAAGAGATATTGAACCTTTTACATCAACACAATATAAGTGTCATCGCACGTGGTCCGGTTGCTAAAGGAATTCTATCAAATCGCCCGTTATGTAACGACAGCTTCCTTGACTACACCCATGAAGAACTTAATCAATTACGAACACAGCTAATGGCGACACTTAATCGCGACTTACACGAGGTAGCGTTGCAATATGACCTTTCTCATCCTAATGTCGCTGCTGTTATTCCTGGCGCTAGCCGCATTAAGCAAGTATTGGAAAATGTGAATGCAGTTAAAGCAGCACCTCTTACACAGGATGCACTCGAAGCAATTCGTCATATGTCAAAGGCAAATAAATACGAACAGCATCGATAA
- a CDS encoding pyrimidine-nucleoside phosphorylase has product MRMVDLIEKKRDGFELTKQEIEYIVAGFTDESIPDYQMSAFTMAVFFVGMTDQERAHLTLAMVESGDQIQLSDIEGVKVDKHSTGGVGDTTTLVLAPLVAAVGVPVAKMSGRGLGHTGGTIDKLESIAGFHVEITTDEFVKLVNQNKLAVVGQSGNLTPADKKLYALRDVTATVNSIPLIASSIMSKKIAAGADAIVLDVKTGAGAFMEQLDDARELAKAMVQIGNNVGRNTMAVISDMSQPLGFAIGNALEVQEAIDTLKGKGPADLLELCLVLGSQMVVLARKASTLEEARGLLEDAIASGRALETFKVFVQSQGGDPSVADDYNKLPQAKFKIDLPAKRAGVVSAIEADEVGNAAMLLGAGRATKDSEIDLAVGLLLRKKIGDKVSEGESLLTIYSNSEDVEEVKYKLYNSIKISDTISDVPPLVYEIIQ; this is encoded by the coding sequence ATGAGAATGGTTGATTTGATTGAAAAAAAGAGAGATGGCTTCGAGTTAACAAAGCAAGAAATTGAGTATATCGTAGCGGGCTTTACAGATGAATCTATACCTGATTATCAAATGAGTGCCTTTACAATGGCTGTATTTTTCGTTGGAATGACAGACCAGGAACGCGCACACTTAACACTTGCTATGGTTGAATCAGGTGATCAAATTCAACTTTCAGATATTGAAGGCGTAAAGGTAGATAAACATTCAACAGGGGGAGTCGGAGATACCACTACTCTTGTGCTTGCACCTTTAGTTGCTGCGGTTGGTGTACCAGTAGCGAAAATGAGTGGTCGTGGTCTGGGTCATACCGGAGGAACTATTGATAAACTTGAAAGTATAGCGGGTTTTCATGTTGAAATTACAACGGATGAGTTTGTAAAGCTCGTAAATCAGAATAAATTAGCAGTTGTCGGGCAGTCGGGAAATTTAACACCAGCTGATAAAAAACTGTATGCATTACGTGATGTGACAGCAACCGTTAATAGTATTCCACTTATTGCTAGCTCCATTATGAGTAAAAAAATTGCTGCTGGAGCAGATGCCATTGTACTTGATGTGAAGACGGGAGCAGGTGCATTCATGGAGCAGCTAGATGATGCTCGTGAACTGGCAAAGGCAATGGTGCAAATAGGAAATAATGTTGGTCGTAATACGATGGCTGTTATTTCTGATATGTCCCAGCCTCTTGGGTTTGCTATCGGAAATGCGTTAGAGGTGCAAGAAGCAATTGATACACTAAAAGGTAAGGGACCGGCAGATCTTCTTGAACTTTGCTTAGTATTAGGGAGTCAAATGGTTGTATTGGCTCGTAAAGCATCTACTTTAGAAGAAGCTCGTGGCTTGTTAGAAGACGCGATAGCGTCAGGTCGCGCATTAGAGACATTTAAGGTGTTTGTCCAGTCCCAAGGTGGTGATCCGTCTGTAGCAGATGACTATAATAAACTTCCACAAGCAAAATTTAAAATAGATCTACCTGCTAAACGTGCAGGTGTAGTCAGTGCCATTGAAGCCGATGAAGTTGGCAATGCTGCTATGCTACTTGGTGCAGGCCGTGCTACGAAGGATTCAGAAATTGATTTAGCCGTAGGACTCTTATTACGTAAAAAGATAGGAGACAAAGTATCTGAGGGTGAATCACTTCTAACTATTTATAGTAACAGTGAAGATGTAGAAGAGGTAAAATATAAGCTATACAACAGTATCAAGATAAGCGATACTATTAGTGATGTTCCGCCACTCGTATATGAAATAATTCAATAG
- a CDS encoding Fur family transcriptional regulator, producing the protein MESRIDRIKKQLHSSSYKLTPQREATVRVLLENEEDHLSAEDVYLLVKEKSPEIGLATVYRTLELLTELKIVDKINFGDGVSRYDLRKEGAAHFHHHLVCIECGSVMEIQEDLLEDVEKIVERDWKFKIKDHRLTFHGICEKCQANEDTNEQSGLS; encoded by the coding sequence ATGGAAAGTCGCATTGATCGTATTAAAAAACAATTACATTCGTCAAGCTATAAATTGACGCCACAACGGGAAGCAACCGTACGGGTTTTGTTAGAGAATGAAGAAGATCATTTAAGTGCTGAAGACGTATACCTCCTAGTTAAGGAAAAATCGCCTGAGATTGGATTGGCAACTGTTTATCGTACACTAGAGCTACTAACAGAACTTAAAATTGTTGATAAAATTAATTTTGGTGACGGTGTATCACGCTATGACCTTCGTAAGGAAGGCGCAGCTCATTTTCACCACCACTTAGTATGTATTGAATGTGGGTCTGTGATGGAGATTCAAGAGGACCTTTTAGAAGATGTTGAAAAAATAGTTGAACGTGATTGGAAATTTAAAATAAAAGACCATCGCCTAACATTTCATGGGATTTGTGAAAAATGCCAAGCGAATGAAGATACGAACGAACAGTCAGGACTATCCTAG
- the xerD gene encoding site-specific tyrosine recombinase XerD, producing MEDHILDFIHFLTVERGLAHNTLISYERDLRYYSKFIQEQEQINNWNDVTRSNIIQYLSFLKGENKSSKTLARQVASIRSFHQFMLREKVTVQDPTVLIESPSLERTLPKVMSSEEVDRLLQAPDLSSPFGVRDKAMLEMLYATGIRVSELITLHVSDVHLEMGFIRCIGKGNKERIVPLGRQAIDAIHSYLQSARGKLIKNNQPDTLFVNHHGKPLTRQGFWKILKKNASEAGIKKELTPHTLRHSFATHLLENGADLRAVQEMLGHVDISTTQIYTHVTKARLKDVYKLYHPRA from the coding sequence TTGGAAGACCATATTTTAGACTTTATCCATTTCTTAACGGTTGAACGGGGATTGGCTCATAATACTTTAATTTCGTATGAACGAGATTTAAGATATTATAGTAAATTCATACAGGAACAGGAGCAAATTAATAATTGGAATGATGTTACTCGATCGAACATTATTCAATATTTAAGCTTCTTAAAGGGTGAAAACAAGTCTAGTAAAACACTAGCGAGACAAGTAGCGTCTATTCGTTCTTTTCATCAATTTATGCTTCGAGAAAAGGTTACAGTACAAGATCCTACAGTCTTAATAGAATCACCTAGCTTGGAGCGTACACTTCCGAAAGTAATGTCTTCAGAAGAAGTGGACAGGTTGTTACAAGCACCTGATTTATCTAGTCCTTTTGGTGTGCGGGATAAAGCTATGCTGGAAATGTTATATGCTACAGGTATACGAGTGAGTGAGTTGATAACTTTGCATGTTTCAGATGTACACCTTGAAATGGGCTTTATTCGTTGCATAGGAAAAGGGAACAAAGAGCGAATTGTTCCATTAGGTAGACAGGCTATTGACGCAATACATTCTTATCTACAGTCAGCTCGTGGCAAACTAATTAAGAACAATCAGCCAGATACTTTGTTTGTCAATCATCATGGTAAACCACTTACGCGTCAGGGATTTTGGAAAATCTTAAAGAAAAATGCTTCTGAAGCAGGCATCAAAAAGGAATTAACGCCACACACATTACGTCACAGCTTTGCGACACATTTACTTGAGAATGGAGCGGATCTTCGTGCCGTTCAGGAAATGTTAGGTCATGTTGATATTTCAACTACACAAATATACACACACGTTACAAAAGCAAGGCTGAAGGATGTATATAAATTGTATCATCCAAGAGCTTAA
- a CDS encoding DinB family protein, translated as MKETVLVEFQGFTKSIEDLLKVDSTICERPIKTDKWSVKEIIAHIYRWDVFLLEEAIRTVTKERFINFPNHNEYNAASTTYAANTSVKEVMEDCITMRKTLANRLEALEELLQEPITVNGSTHCPRTNEQYTLLYIIKEFIEHDQSHLRQIESFLKNQRNLV; from the coding sequence ATGAAAGAGACAGTGCTTGTCGAGTTTCAAGGTTTTACGAAATCAATAGAAGATCTATTAAAAGTAGATTCCACTATTTGCGAACGTCCAATTAAAACGGATAAATGGTCTGTTAAAGAGATTATTGCTCATATTTATCGTTGGGATGTATTTTTACTGGAGGAAGCTATCCGAACTGTAACCAAAGAGAGATTTATTAACTTTCCTAATCATAATGAATACAATGCCGCTTCTACTACGTATGCAGCGAATACAAGTGTTAAAGAGGTAATGGAAGATTGTATTACAATGAGGAAAACTCTTGCGAACCGTTTAGAAGCCCTGGAAGAACTTCTGCAAGAGCCCATCACTGTAAACGGCAGCACGCATTGCCCTAGAACAAATGAACAATATACACTACTATACATAATTAAAGAGTTTATTGAACATGACCAGTCACATTTAAGGCAAATTGAATCATTCTTAAAAAATCAACGTAATTTAGTCTAA
- a CDS encoding NUDIX domain-containing protein, translating to MSQFNEKTITRKTIFQGRIIDLHVDEVELPNGKKSTREIIKHPGAVAVIAVTDNQKIIMVEQFRKALERNLIEIPAGKLEKGEDPLECAKRELEEETGYICENMSLLTSFYTSPGFADELVHIYVAEGLRKKEDSAALDEDEFVELLEVSLDEALQLVKEERIYDAKTQYAVQYLQLKNAVR from the coding sequence TTGAGTCAATTTAACGAAAAAACTATTACAAGAAAAACTATTTTTCAAGGCCGTATTATTGATTTGCATGTAGATGAAGTAGAACTACCAAATGGCAAAAAAAGTACTCGTGAAATCATTAAGCATCCTGGCGCAGTTGCTGTTATTGCTGTAACAGACAACCAAAAAATAATCATGGTGGAGCAATTTCGTAAAGCGTTAGAACGTAACTTAATAGAAATCCCAGCTGGTAAGCTTGAAAAGGGAGAGGACCCACTAGAATGTGCAAAACGCGAGCTTGAAGAAGAAACAGGATACATATGTGAAAACATGAGCTTACTTACTTCTTTTTATACATCACCAGGCTTTGCTGATGAGCTTGTTCATATTTATGTGGCAGAAGGTTTACGAAAAAAAGAAGATAGTGCCGCATTAGATGAAGATGAATTTGTTGAGTTGCTGGAAGTATCACTTGATGAAGCCCTTCAACTAGTTAAAGAAGAGCGTATTTATGATGCGAAAACACAGTATGCTGTTCAATATTTACAGTTAAAGAATGCGGTACGTTAG
- the mciZ gene encoding Z-ring formation inhibitor MciZ yields the protein MRIYRTPSSIMLAGKAWEIRAKLKVYAKEFETVQQWIQAGDYENTKIIPFPTTKQSPF from the coding sequence TTGAGAATATATCGCACACCTTCTAGTATTATGCTAGCAGGTAAAGCATGGGAGATACGTGCCAAATTAAAAGTATATGCTAAAGAATTTGAGACTGTACAGCAATGGATTCAGGCTGGAGATTATGAAAACACAAAAATCATTCCATTCCCTACTACTAAACAATCTCCGTTTTAA